The following are encoded in a window of Dictyostelium discoideum AX4 chromosome 6 chromosome, whole genome shotgun sequence genomic DNA:
- a CDS encoding RNA recognition motif RNP-1 domain-containing protein — MYNNNRINQFQQQQQQQQQQQQQTQYNTQYYGQYQQQGHMMGGHMQQHMQHPNQFQQHHLHQQQMSMMGHMPQQQQQQQYGRGFPQQMQQMQQQQQMQQQQQQQQQQQSDSDLSLYIGDLATDVTDQQLMNAFQGRYPSVRSARVIMDSATGISRGYGFVKFASDVEKDKALIDMNGFYINNKPIKVNNPTHKRLNSQTSTIPDLTSTDPNNTAIYVSQLDHYIDEGVLQTIFGAYGEISYIKMLTNKFSAFVNFVNRESAEAAFGLNNFPVGNTRLKVQWGKNVAPPPKSPPMTPTNIAVNINTPPIFSTNISSTSSPSSHSVVVVSSSGGGGGGGGGGGTINFNETSINNNNNNNDGNINNSNINNNSNINNNNNVNNNNNNKPNGVSINNDKNNSSIYDPHYTYFSNEKMDITKAYNVTEENKAYLSWNKPQFTTNFYSQKTWGLPQKEKDGPDSSVFEA, encoded by the exons atgtataataataatagaattaatcaatttcaacaacaacaacaacaacaacaacagcaacaacaacaaacacaatATAATACTCAATACTATggacaatatcaacaacaaggCCATATGATGGGTGGACATATGCAACAACATATGCAACATCCaaaccaatttcaacaacatcatcttcatcaacaacaaatgagTATGATGGGTCATAtgccacaacaacaacaacaacaacaatatggTAGAGGATTTCCTCAACAAATGCAACaaatgcaacaacaacaacaaatgcaacaacagcaacaacagcaacaacaacaacaatctgaTAG tgatttatcattatataTAGGAGATTTAGCTACAGATGTAACAgatcaacaattaatgaaTGCATTTCAAGGTAGATATCCATCAGTTAGAAGTGCAAGGGTAATTATGGATAGTGCAACAGGTATATCAAGAGGATATGGTTTTGTAAAATTTGCAAGTGAtgttgaaaaagataaagcaCTCATTGATATGAATGGTttctatataaataataaaccaattaaagTAAATAATCCAACTCATAAAAGATTAAATAGTCAAACCTCAACAATACCTGATTTAACTTCAACCGATCCAAATAATACTGCAATTTATGTTTCACAATTAGATCATTATATTGATGAAGGTGTTTTACAAAC tatttttGGAGCATATGGTGAAATATCATATATTAAAATGTTAACAAATAAGTTTAGTGCATTTgttaattttgtaaatagAGAATCAGCAGAAGCTGCAtttggtttaaataattttccaGTTGGTAATACACGTTTAAAGGTTCAATGGGGTAAAAATGTTGCTCCACCACCAAAATCACCACCAATGACACCAACTAATATTGCTGTTAACATTAATACACCTCCAATATTTTCAACAAATATATCTTCAACGTCATCACCCTCTTCACATAGTGTTGTTGTAgttagtagtagtggtggtggtggtggtggtggtggtggtggtggtacaattaatttcaatgaaaCTTCaattaacaataacaacaacaacaatgatggtaatataaataatagtaatataaataataatagtaatataaataacaataataatgttaataataataataataataaaccgaATGGagtttcaattaataatgataaaaacaattcaagTATTTACGATCCACACTATACATA tttttcaaatgaaaagaTGGATATAACAAAGGCATACAATGTAACAGAGGAAAATAAAGCTTACTTATCTTGGAATAAACCTCAATTTACTACAAACTTTTATTCACAAAAAACATGGGGTTTAcctcaaaaagaaaaagatggtCCAGATAGTTCAGTTTTTGAAGCTTAG